One Helianthus annuus cultivar XRQ/B chromosome 7, HanXRQr2.0-SUNRISE, whole genome shotgun sequence genomic region harbors:
- the LOC110945056 gene encoding histidinol-phosphate aminotransferase, chloroplastic-like has translation MDFSLDVQKITEVIEREKPKIIFLTSPNNPDRSVINDDVLLKILDLPNLVVLDEAYIEFSGLESKMGWVKKHENLIVLQTFSKRTCLAGLRVGYGAFPLSIIEYLWRVKQPYNVFVAAQGEDINAVAIKEVKELAVVTSCLNPSDGNFRIRFSFSF, from the exons ATGGACTTTAGCTTGGATGTACAAAAGATTACTGAAGTTATTGAGCGTGAGAAACCAAAGATCATTTTTCTAACTTCTCCTAACAATCCAGATAGGAG TGTGATCAATGATGATGTTTTACTGAAGATACTTGATCTACCAAATCTTGTTGTGCTGGATGAAGCGTACATTGAATTTTCAGGACTTGAATCAAAGATGGGATGGGTGAAGAAGCATGAGAATCTTATTGTTCTTCAGACATTTAGTAAAAGAACAT GCCTAGCTGGACTACGAGTGGGATATGGAGCGTTTCCTTTGAGTATAATCGAATACCTTTGGAGGGTAAAGCAACCATATAACGTGTTTGTTGCTGCTCAA GGAGAAGATATAAATGCAGTTGCCATCAAGGAGGTGAAAGAACTGGCTGTAGTCACTTCATGTCTCAACCCGAGTGATGGCAACTTTCGGATAAGATTTTCGTTTTCTTTTTAA